The genome window TCTTTGGCATGTGGAATATCGGCTACCAGCACTATCTTGCCTTTGGTGTAGAAAGTAGCCATACTGAAAACCTATTGTTTGGCCTAATCAAAATAGCCCCCCTGCTGATTGTGTCTTATGGTGCTGGCTTAGGGGTTGAGATTTTGTTTGCACAAATGCGGGGCCATGCAGTGAATGAAGGTTATTTGGTCACAGGTATGCTCATCCCTTTAACGCTTCCAGTTACAACGCCACTTTGGATGGTCGCTTTGGCTTCCATTTTTTGTGTGGTGTTGGGAAAAGAGGTTTTTGGCGGAACAGGGATGAACTTCATGAATCCAGCCCTTCTCGCCCGTGCATTCTTGTTCTTCGCCTTTCCAGCTTATCTGAGTGGTGAGGTCTGGGTGGACTTAACGCCCGAAGCAGGCCGTGCGCTCGTAGATGGGTATTCCGGTGCAACATCTTTGGCGGTAGTGGATGCGAATTTCACGGCAACCCCTTCGCCGTGGGATATGTTTATGGGCTTTGAGAAAGGTTCCATCGGTGAAACCAGTACGCTAATGGCCCTCATAGGTGCTGCATATCTGATTTACACAGGCGTAGGTAGTTGGCGGATCATTCTTTCGGTGTTTTTGGGTGGTTATCTGATGGGTCTTTTTATGAATGTACTGGCACCCGCCGATGCCCCTACCCACATTATGCACGCACCCGCGTACTATCACCTCATTATGGGCGGGTTTGCCTTTGGTGCGGTGTATATGGCCACCGATCCCGTTTCTGCGGCACAAACCGAATCTGGAAAATGGATTTATGGTTTCCTCATCGGAGCCTTTACGGTAATGCTTCGGGTGTTCAACCCTGCGTACCCAGAAGGAATGATGCTCAGTATTTTGTTCTTTAACGTGTTTGCTCCATTGATTGACCATTTTGTGGTTCAACGGAACATCAATAAACGACTAAAACGTGCACTCCAATAATTACACCTTCGCCTTTGCGGCCATACTCACCGTAATTGCCGCCGTGCTTCTTGCTTTTGCCTCGGAAGGTTTACGTCCGCAGCAAGAAGCCAATGTTGCCCTTGAGAAACGATCCGACATTCTCCGGGCCGTACACGCCAAACCAACCAATCCGAACGAAGTGGTGACGTATTACACCCAAAACGTAGCGGAATTGGTGATTAATGCAAAAGGAGAAACGATTTCGGGATTAAAAGCCTTTGATTTGGCGTTGAAAGACGAATACGAAAAACCTGAAAACGAACGCCAACTTCCTTTGTATGTTTATACAGGTAAAGACGGGAAAAAATATTATGTCGTTCCTCTTCATGGGGTGGGGCTTTGGGGTCCTATTTGGGGCTATGTCTCGGTGAAAGATGATTTCAAGACCGTTTATGGTGCTGTTTTTGACCACAAAGGGGAAACTCCTGGTCTTGGTGCAGAAATCTCTACCGATATGTTCCAAAAGCCCTTCGAAGGAAAAACCATCGTAGATGAGCAAAACAATTTTGTCTCGGTACGTGTCGTCAAGAAAGGCCAAAAAGTGGAAGCCGGACCAGCCCACATGGTAGATGCAATCTCCGGCGGAACGATT of Bacteroidetes Order II. bacterium contains these proteins:
- the nqrC gene encoding NADH:ubiquinone reductase (Na(+)-transporting) subunit C, with translation MHSNNYTFAFAAILTVIAAVLLAFASEGLRPQQEANVALEKRSDILRAVHAKPTNPNEVVTYYTQNVAELVINAKGETISGLKAFDLALKDEYEKPENERQLPLYVYTGKDGKKYYVVPLHGVGLWGPIWGYVSVKDDFKTVYGAVFDHKGETPGLGAEISTDMFQKPFEGKTIVDEQNNFVSVRVVKKGQKVEAGPAHMVDAISGGTITSNGVDAMLSKCLKPYLPYFEKLTSNAKP
- a CDS encoding NADH:ubiquinone reductase (Na(+)-transporting) subunit B; amino-acid sequence: MKALRNLLDKVQPNFEKGGKLEKFHAAYNAIETFLFVPNHTTQGGVHIRDAVDLKRTMFTVIIALLPTLLFGMWNIGYQHYLAFGVESSHTENLLFGLIKIAPLLIVSYGAGLGVEILFAQMRGHAVNEGYLVTGMLIPLTLPVTTPLWMVALASIFCVVLGKEVFGGTGMNFMNPALLARAFLFFAFPAYLSGEVWVDLTPEAGRALVDGYSGATSLAVVDANFTATPSPWDMFMGFEKGSIGETSTLMALIGAAYLIYTGVGSWRIILSVFLGGYLMGLFMNVLAPADAPTHIMHAPAYYHLIMGGFAFGAVYMATDPVSAAQTESGKWIYGFLIGAFTVMLRVFNPAYPEGMMLSILFFNVFAPLIDHFVVQRNINKRLKRALQ